A portion of the Candidatus Neomarinimicrobiota bacterium genome contains these proteins:
- a CDS encoding ion transporter — MKFLKGLSGFDKFIFVLSVYVIAEVYLETVVTFSDRTLDILLIIDTLICFVFLGDFTVGLVKSDNKTKYLKSRWIDAVSSIPAVGFLRYGRVFRIIRILRLVRSLRHVHFIFNKNDALSSFQNIVFLTVLILLLSSISFYQFEKIANEYINTLGDSVWWNLITITTLGFVSDVEPATVEGKVISVALIFSGLVLFGTFISMVTDYFILDEEIEERLHRIETHYTVIEYKLDDIAQKIENLSSEE, encoded by the coding sequence ATGAAGTTCTTAAAAGGATTAAGCGGCTTTGATAAGTTCATATTTGTCTTATCCGTTTATGTGATTGCTGAGGTCTATCTCGAAACGGTCGTAACCTTTTCAGATAGAACGCTGGACATTCTCTTGATCATAGACACTCTCATCTGCTTCGTTTTCCTCGGAGATTTTACGGTTGGCCTCGTGAAGTCAGACAACAAAACGAAATACCTGAAGTCTCGTTGGATTGATGCGGTATCATCAATCCCTGCAGTCGGATTCCTTCGGTACGGTCGAGTATTTAGAATTATCAGAATTCTTAGACTGGTCCGTTCATTGAGGCATGTGCATTTTATTTTTAATAAAAATGACGCTTTATCCTCATTTCAAAATATAGTGTTCCTCACAGTTCTAATATTGCTTCTTTCCTCAATAAGTTTTTATCAATTCGAGAAAATTGCTAACGAATACATCAATACACTGGGAGATAGTGTCTGGTGGAATCTTATCACCATCACGACGCTAGGATTCGTCAGCGATGTTGAGCCTGCAACAGTAGAAGGGAAGGTTATTTCGGTTGCACTGATCTTTTCCGGATTGGTTCTATTCGGCACCTTTATTTCCATGGTGACAGATTATTTTATCCTGGATGAGGAGATTGAGGAACGGTTACACAGGATCGAGACGCACTATACCGTTATAGAATATAAACTGGACGATATTGCCCAGAAGATCGAGAACCTATCATCTGAGGAGTGA
- a CDS encoding DNA internalization-related competence protein ComEC/Rec2, with translation MNIPIFFQKSPLVSFCLAFVAGILLQQFFHFPALILLVIAAVALIPLWRVSHDNRLITLLIVMTVVCGGLRLSIVQYDEREKREFVSGVHQREVEVSGEVREIRQMERGYRYLVEVDGITSDSLKWRPDNFRIQVYSEKGGEVVVGGGVMLRGEMMTIRGPRNPGDFNFKTFYERKNIWANVYLAKGVSVETAENNTATVIAWIEAFRQWARRLFHGTVGGDAARLMTALIIGLREEIPSEIRQDFADTGVIHVLAVSGLHVGYVLIIIMALAKLIRIPYRWDKVAVIAALMFYAIITGGRASVWRAVLMASLYVAAPLFQRNVSLWNILAASALTLLLVSPNYLFDVGFLLSYSAVISIVFFYSQIDSVLPEKARPSNIRNPLVRGTFALVIVTASAQMGTIPFTWSFFHRIPIISMVANVLIVPVIGLIVSIGFAILLIGSWLPFVGDAFGNSAWFLSEVTFALTRFFSDLPFAYLDAGTPSTVNLIQYGLFIAALFLMLRRLLWKGAIALTLAANLFIWPWALHHDVMDVIFLDVGQGDAAVLHVPTEDGVKTILVDVGPKTFTRDAGEKVVVPVLKYLRVDTVDLLVMSHPHSDHIGGVEALLDAVPVKEIWDTFSDYDSRLYQAIRNRIEEGQIIYRRVGAGELESRFDPAQLYLLHPDSLWAIHERNVNNISIVMKITYGESSYLFVGDLEREGDRETIAFTDQLDTDVLKVGHHGSITSSTQPLLDLITPNFAVVSVGDRNKFNHPSALVMERVRDSGAQVLRTDLEGAVWFKSDGRRIWRHEWR, from the coding sequence GTGAATATACCGATCTTCTTCCAGAAGTCCCCTCTGGTATCCTTCTGTCTCGCTTTCGTCGCCGGTATACTCCTTCAACAGTTCTTTCACTTTCCAGCACTAATACTCCTCGTAATCGCCGCTGTAGCGCTGATCCCGCTGTGGAGGGTCAGCCATGATAACAGACTGATCACCCTCTTGATCGTCATGACGGTTGTTTGCGGTGGACTGAGGCTGTCCATCGTACAATACGATGAGCGTGAAAAAAGAGAGTTCGTATCAGGCGTCCACCAACGCGAAGTGGAAGTCTCGGGAGAGGTACGGGAGATCAGGCAGATGGAGCGGGGATACCGATACCTTGTGGAGGTTGACGGAATAACGAGTGACTCTCTCAAGTGGCGACCCGATAACTTCCGAATTCAAGTATACAGCGAAAAGGGAGGTGAAGTCGTTGTTGGCGGTGGTGTAATGTTGCGCGGCGAAATGATGACAATCCGCGGTCCTCGCAATCCCGGTGATTTTAATTTTAAGACCTTCTACGAGAGAAAAAATATCTGGGCCAATGTTTACCTGGCGAAGGGAGTATCCGTTGAAACGGCAGAGAATAATACAGCAACAGTCATTGCTTGGATAGAGGCATTCCGCCAGTGGGCCAGAAGGCTGTTCCACGGCACGGTGGGAGGGGACGCCGCTAGACTGATGACGGCCCTTATCATCGGCTTGCGCGAAGAGATTCCCAGCGAAATCAGGCAGGACTTTGCTGATACCGGTGTCATTCATGTATTGGCTGTCTCCGGACTACATGTAGGCTATGTGCTGATCATCATCATGGCGCTGGCGAAGCTGATCAGGATTCCATACCGATGGGACAAAGTTGCCGTCATCGCAGCGCTGATGTTCTATGCGATCATTACCGGCGGGCGGGCCAGCGTCTGGCGAGCGGTACTAATGGCATCACTCTACGTAGCGGCGCCGCTGTTTCAGCGAAATGTCAGTCTGTGGAACATACTTGCCGCATCTGCTCTTACGCTTCTGCTGGTCAGTCCGAACTACCTTTTCGACGTCGGCTTTCTCCTCTCATACTCGGCCGTTATTTCTATCGTCTTTTTCTATAGCCAGATTGACTCTGTTCTGCCGGAAAAGGCTCGACCCTCGAACATAAGGAATCCGCTTGTGAGAGGGACTTTCGCTCTCGTCATTGTAACGGCGTCGGCGCAAATGGGCACCATCCCGTTCACGTGGTCGTTCTTTCATCGCATTCCCATCATTTCCATGGTTGCCAATGTGCTCATCGTGCCGGTCATCGGGCTCATCGTCTCCATCGGTTTTGCCATCCTGCTTATAGGATCGTGGCTGCCGTTTGTGGGCGATGCGTTCGGCAATTCAGCATGGTTTTTGAGTGAAGTGACTTTTGCTCTGACACGATTCTTTTCTGATCTTCCGTTTGCTTATCTGGACGCCGGTACGCCATCCACCGTCAATTTGATTCAGTACGGGCTCTTCATCGCAGCTCTGTTTCTAATGCTGCGCCGTCTTCTCTGGAAGGGTGCCATTGCACTGACACTTGCGGCGAATCTGTTCATCTGGCCGTGGGCGCTCCATCATGACGTCATGGACGTCATTTTCCTCGATGTGGGGCAGGGCGATGCCGCTGTCTTGCATGTTCCCACGGAAGACGGTGTGAAGACAATCCTGGTAGACGTCGGACCGAAGACATTCACTCGCGATGCTGGTGAGAAGGTGGTGGTACCCGTGCTGAAATATCTGCGCGTGGACACGGTTGATCTGCTTGTCATGTCACACCCTCACAGCGATCACATCGGCGGTGTGGAGGCACTGCTTGATGCGGTCCCGGTTAAGGAAATATGGGACACCTTCTCAGATTATGACTCACGGCTGTACCAGGCGATTCGCAATCGGATCGAAGAAGGTCAAATCATTTACAGGCGGGTTGGAGCAGGGGAGCTGGAATCGCGGTTTGATCCTGCCCAGCTATATCTGCTCCATCCCGACAGTCTGTGGGCCATTCATGAGAGGAACGTTAACAATATCTCCATCGTTATGAAGATCACGTACGGCGAGTCGTCATACCTGTTCGTGGGTGATCTTGAGAGGGAAGGTGACAGAGAGACAATTGCTTTCACGGATCAGCTCGATACAGACGTGCTGAAAGTAGGGCACCACGGTTCCATCACCAGTTCAACGCAACCACTTCTGGATCTTATTACGCCTAACTTTGCTGTCGTTTCGGTAGGAGACAGGAACAAGTTCAATCACCCGTCTGCGCTGGTTATGGAAAGAGTCCGGGATTCCGGCGCGCAGGTGCTGAGAACTGATCTGGAAGGAGCTGTCTGGTTTAAAAGCGACGGACGACGCATCTGGCGTCATGAGTGGCGCTAG
- a CDS encoding NAD+ synthase, with translation MQLVLCQVNPTVGDLSYNTDLVLRYYNEATSNGAELVIFPEMVITGYPPQDLLTENRFIVRTEEAVASVIKKINQIPAIFGAVRKENDRIFNSAVVAREGKMIAAYDKVLLPTYDVFDEHRYFSPGKNLQPVTIPIAGKDVKVGLQICEDLWDEGYNCKVTDEMVNNGAELIINISASPFSEGKRFERINLIENKSASLNVPFVYCNQVGAQDELIFDGHSLVYNSGGKLIREGAQFEEEFILIDLDNPVVIDARPYDREAELFNGLVLGIRDYFGKTGHAHSVIALSGGIDSALTACLAKEALESQNVTCITMPSHFSSGHSVNDSTQLAKNLGIELLNISIEDLMDDYDSVLSPHFDGMGHDITEENIQARIRGNIIMAFSNKLGYLVLSTGNKTELALGYCTLYGDMSGGLAAISDLSKTDVYALAEWYNRSRGKEMIPQNILLKEPSAELAERQVDPFDYDVVSPLVDEIVENHRGKKELVQMGYDDALVERISSLIRRAEFKRRQAAPGLRVTGKAFGMGRRYPIVNHFDND, from the coding sequence ATGCAACTTGTACTTTGCCAGGTAAATCCAACTGTTGGAGATCTCAGTTACAACACCGATTTGGTACTCAGATATTATAATGAGGCCACGTCAAATGGAGCTGAACTGGTTATCTTTCCTGAGATGGTCATCACCGGTTATCCGCCCCAGGATCTGCTCACCGAAAACCGCTTCATTGTCCGAACAGAAGAGGCTGTGGCGTCTGTCATTAAGAAGATTAATCAAATTCCTGCCATTTTCGGCGCTGTCAGAAAAGAGAACGACCGCATTTTCAATTCGGCTGTTGTGGCCAGAGAAGGGAAGATGATTGCCGCCTATGATAAAGTGCTTCTTCCAACCTATGATGTCTTTGATGAACATCGCTATTTTTCTCCGGGGAAGAACCTGCAACCTGTCACAATACCAATTGCAGGCAAGGATGTGAAAGTTGGTCTACAGATATGCGAGGATCTCTGGGATGAAGGGTACAACTGCAAGGTGACAGATGAAATGGTAAACAACGGGGCAGAGTTGATTATCAACATATCAGCATCTCCTTTCAGTGAAGGCAAACGTTTCGAGCGGATTAATCTTATTGAGAACAAAAGCGCCAGTCTCAACGTACCGTTTGTTTATTGCAATCAGGTAGGGGCGCAGGACGAACTGATTTTTGACGGCCACTCTCTTGTCTACAATTCCGGCGGAAAACTGATTCGCGAGGGGGCCCAATTCGAGGAAGAGTTTATCTTAATTGATCTCGACAATCCAGTAGTAATTGACGCCCGTCCCTACGACAGGGAAGCGGAGTTGTTCAACGGACTGGTTCTTGGAATCCGGGACTATTTCGGTAAGACGGGTCACGCTCACTCTGTGATAGCTCTAAGCGGTGGTATCGATTCGGCGCTGACAGCGTGTTTAGCCAAAGAGGCGCTGGAGAGTCAAAACGTTACTTGCATCACTATGCCTTCCCATTTCAGTTCCGGGCATAGTGTGAATGATTCTACCCAGCTGGCGAAGAATCTGGGAATCGAACTACTGAATATCAGCATCGAAGACCTCATGGACGATTATGATTCAGTTCTCTCTCCTCACTTCGACGGTATGGGACACGATATCACGGAAGAGAATATTCAGGCAAGAATCCGCGGCAACATCATCATGGCCTTTTCCAACAAACTTGGTTATCTGGTTCTCTCCACGGGAAACAAGACCGAACTTGCCCTGGGTTACTGCACGCTCTATGGCGACATGAGCGGGGGACTTGCCGCCATCAGCGATCTCAGTAAGACTGATGTTTATGCGCTGGCTGAATGGTACAACCGATCCCGCGGTAAAGAGATGATCCCGCAAAACATCTTACTGAAAGAGCCATCTGCCGAGCTTGCGGAAAGACAGGTAGATCCGTTCGATTACGATGTGGTCAGTCCACTTGTGGACGAGATTGTTGAGAACCACCGGGGAAAGAAGGAACTGGTGCAGATGGGGTACGACGATGCCCTTGTGGAAAGAATATCTTCTCTCATTCGTCGCGCTGAATTCAAGCGCCGACAGGCGGCTCCCGGTCTGAGAGTGACAGGCAAAGCTTTCGGAATGGGACGGCGCTATCCCATCGTGAATCACTTCGATAATGATTGA
- a CDS encoding acylphosphatase: MSEKASAFIRITGRVQMVGYRFFTQQWAEDFYLDGWVRNNPDGSVSAEVEGKKTTIEKLITELKQGPRIASVDEVDVKWGPFKKRFRGFRIKY, encoded by the coding sequence ATGAGTGAAAAAGCGTCCGCTTTTATCAGGATAACCGGCCGTGTACAGATGGTTGGTTACCGATTCTTTACTCAGCAGTGGGCTGAGGATTTCTACCTTGACGGGTGGGTACGCAACAATCCCGACGGTTCAGTCTCGGCGGAGGTTGAGGGAAAGAAAACGACCATTGAGAAACTCATTACCGAACTCAAGCAGGGTCCGAGAATCGCTTCGGTTGATGAAGTGGACGTCAAGTGGGGCCCTTTCAAAAAAAGATTTCGCGGATTCCGCATCAAATATTAG
- a CDS encoding TIGR00725 family protein, which translates to MARKARIAVFGGSVCDAETSKKAMEVGRLLAQEDVIVYCGGRTGVMEAVCRGVAEAGGTAVGVLPDDHCDNANGHVSIPVATGSGQARNVMIANSVHGAIAIDGEYGTLSEIAHTLGQGKPVVGLGSWEIKGMQDAETPKEAVAKILGLI; encoded by the coding sequence GTGGCAAGAAAGGCAAGGATTGCTGTGTTTGGAGGATCAGTGTGTGATGCTGAGACGAGCAAGAAAGCTATGGAGGTGGGTCGTCTATTGGCGCAAGAGGATGTCATTGTTTACTGCGGAGGCAGGACAGGTGTGATGGAAGCCGTTTGCCGCGGCGTTGCGGAAGCAGGTGGAACCGCTGTGGGGGTTCTCCCCGATGATCACTGCGATAACGCTAATGGTCACGTGTCAATACCGGTGGCTACTGGTTCCGGCCAGGCCCGCAATGTCATGATCGCCAATTCGGTCCATGGAGCCATTGCCATCGACGGCGAATACGGAACACTCTCTGAGATCGCTCACACACTGGGACAGGGGAAACCGGTTGTCGGTCTGGGGAGTTGGGAAATCAAGGGGATGCAAGATGCAGAAACTCCCAAAGAAGCTGTAGCAAAAATCCTCGGCCTTATATGA
- the asnS gene encoding asparagine--tRNA ligase: MVIVKHTYIADLKDKVGEEVTLHGWVYNKRSSGKIWFLILRDGTGYTQCVVLKDQVKDELSNLDTVLTQESSVSVTGYIKEDKRAVGGYELEVSDITVHQVAQNYPISKKDHGTAFLMDNRHLWIRSKRQNAVLKVRAEIIRACRDFLDSNGFVNLDTPIFTSNACEGTTTLFETDYFGQQAFLAQSGQLYNEANIMSFGKVYCFGPTFRAEKSKTRRHLTEFWMLEPEMAYCDLDENMEWAEGLICHVVDWALNRCKEQLDVLERDTSQLEKIKKPFARISYSDAVGILHKSGEEFGWGGDFGGGHETIISDQFEGPVIVHRFPAAIKAFYMKRDPEDDRLALGMDFLAPEGYGEIIGGGEREPDYDALLRNLKHHELPEEAFQWYLDLRKYGTVPHAGFGLGLERTVTWICGLSHLRETIPFPRMIYRLEP; this comes from the coding sequence ATGGTGATTGTGAAACATACGTACATCGCAGATCTGAAGGATAAGGTGGGAGAGGAAGTTACTCTTCACGGCTGGGTCTACAATAAGAGATCCAGCGGCAAGATCTGGTTTCTTATCCTGCGGGACGGAACCGGATATACGCAGTGCGTTGTCCTTAAGGATCAGGTGAAGGATGAGCTGTCCAATCTTGACACGGTTCTGACTCAGGAATCATCCGTTTCGGTGACGGGGTACATTAAGGAAGACAAGCGTGCTGTGGGAGGATATGAGCTTGAGGTGAGCGATATCACAGTCCATCAGGTTGCACAGAACTACCCCATCTCAAAGAAGGACCACGGAACGGCTTTCCTGATGGACAATCGCCATCTCTGGATTCGCTCGAAGCGTCAGAATGCTGTCTTGAAGGTGCGGGCGGAGATAATCAGAGCGTGCCGTGATTTTCTGGACAGCAACGGCTTCGTCAACCTCGATACACCGATCTTCACCAGTAACGCGTGCGAAGGTACCACCACTCTTTTTGAAACAGATTACTTCGGCCAGCAGGCATTCTTGGCTCAGAGTGGTCAACTCTATAATGAAGCGAACATCATGTCTTTCGGAAAGGTGTACTGTTTTGGCCCCACATTCAGGGCTGAAAAATCAAAGACGCGCCGCCACCTTACAGAATTCTGGATGCTGGAGCCGGAGATGGCTTACTGCGACCTCGATGAAAATATGGAGTGGGCTGAAGGACTTATCTGTCACGTTGTAGACTGGGCGCTCAATCGATGCAAAGAGCAGCTTGATGTCTTGGAGCGAGACACGTCGCAGCTCGAAAAAATAAAGAAACCATTTGCTCGCATTTCGTATAGTGACGCAGTGGGAATTCTTCATAAAAGTGGCGAAGAGTTCGGATGGGGCGGTGACTTCGGCGGGGGACACGAAACGATCATCTCGGATCAGTTCGAAGGTCCCGTCATTGTACACCGTTTTCCGGCGGCCATAAAGGCGTTCTACATGAAGCGTGATCCTGAAGATGATCGGCTGGCGCTCGGGATGGACTTTCTTGCGCCTGAGGGATATGGAGAGATTATCGGTGGTGGTGAACGTGAACCTGATTACGATGCACTACTGCGCAATCTGAAACATCATGAACTTCCTGAAGAAGCTTTTCAGTGGTACCTCGATTTGAGGAAATATGGTACTGTACCGCACGCCGGATTTGGTCTTGGACTTGAACGTACGGTCACCTGGATATGCGGACTGTCACACTTGCGGGAAACTATACCATTTCCGAGGATGATTTACAGGCTGGAGCCGTAG
- a CDS encoding LptE family protein, giving the protein MRFDERGTGIMERGIKASIITIITMLWLACGIYSFTGSIPPHIKSISIPLFVNETAEFGVAESITDEVTNTFLEENILKVVQGDLSDSQLKGTIKKVNDSPYTYSETEEVLEYRFSVTIQVEWFDVSREETLLKKNYSSWGAYSLTQDIASDGIDNDGDGEIDAEDPDETGDPRVLATKVAVGKISADIINDIVSTW; this is encoded by the coding sequence TTGCGGTTTGATGAGCGTGGAACAGGGATTATGGAACGGGGAATTAAGGCTTCTATTATAACTATAATCACGATGCTCTGGCTGGCGTGCGGCATCTACTCCTTCACCGGTTCGATTCCGCCACACATCAAAAGTATCAGCATCCCTCTTTTTGTGAACGAAACTGCCGAGTTTGGAGTCGCTGAGTCAATTACTGATGAGGTGACGAATACCTTTCTGGAGGAAAACATACTTAAAGTTGTACAAGGTGATCTGTCGGATTCTCAATTGAAGGGGACAATTAAGAAGGTTAACGATTCACCCTACACCTACTCCGAAACTGAAGAAGTGCTGGAATATCGGTTTTCTGTTACAATCCAGGTAGAATGGTTTGACGTTTCGCGTGAAGAAACTCTGCTGAAAAAAAACTACTCCAGCTGGGGTGCTTACAGTTTGACACAGGACATAGCTTCCGATGGAATTGACAATGACGGCGACGGTGAGATCGATGCAGAAGATCCGGATGAAACGGGGGATCCAAGAGTATTGGCAACAAAGGTCGCGGTAGGGAAAATAAGTGCCGACATTATTAATGATATCGTATCAACTTGGTGA
- a CDS encoding sigma-54 dependent transcriptional regulator, which translates to MSDIDCIRRTSGIIGNSDGIEQVLEMVTEVAPVDISVLITGESGTGKEIIAKAIHKASRRSSQPLVTVNCGAIPEGIIESELFGHRKGAFTGASDDRKGYFEEADRGTIFLDEIGETPVETQVKLLRVIESGEFMRVGDAKTRRVDVRVIAATNKDLMKETEKEAFRKDLYYRLRTVTIDVPPLRHRLDDLDLLADRFALEFSRSNDIVFRGFTSDALSVMKQYDWPGNVRELKNFVESIIIFERGNRISSDMVIKHLSPMVETVSGNLPVPVNKSTDQAERELILQQLLFLRQDMRDLKSMIGEDALDRSGEVGYLNPEGTVSNLPLAPLDPESMKSIRSSAIGEMSMNDFEREIITRTLKKFNKNRRKAAKVLGISERTLYRKINEYGLERKQKIKE; encoded by the coding sequence ATGAGTGATATAGATTGTATACGCCGTACTTCCGGCATTATTGGTAATTCAGACGGCATCGAGCAGGTGCTGGAGATGGTAACAGAAGTGGCACCTGTAGATATCTCCGTGCTGATCACAGGTGAATCAGGTACCGGCAAGGAGATTATCGCCAAGGCGATTCACAAGGCGAGCCGCCGTTCGAGTCAGCCACTTGTGACCGTCAACTGCGGTGCCATACCGGAAGGGATCATCGAGAGTGAACTGTTCGGACATAGAAAGGGGGCCTTTACCGGCGCATCTGATGACAGGAAGGGCTATTTTGAGGAGGCCGACAGGGGGACGATCTTTCTAGATGAGATCGGAGAGACGCCAGTTGAGACGCAGGTAAAACTGCTGCGAGTTATCGAATCGGGTGAATTCATGCGGGTTGGGGATGCCAAGACACGCCGTGTGGACGTGCGCGTCATTGCGGCCACTAACAAAGACCTGATGAAAGAGACTGAGAAGGAAGCTTTCAGAAAAGACCTCTATTACCGTCTGCGAACCGTCACCATCGACGTTCCTCCGCTGCGCCACAGGCTGGATGATCTCGATCTGCTGGCGGACCGGTTTGCTCTGGAATTCTCCCGCAGTAATGACATCGTTTTTCGCGGTTTTACTTCCGATGCCCTGAGCGTTATGAAGCAGTATGACTGGCCCGGGAATGTGCGCGAATTAAAGAATTTTGTTGAAAGTATCATCATTTTCGAACGGGGAAATCGTATCTCCAGTGATATGGTGATTAAACATTTGAGTCCCATGGTGGAGACTGTGTCAGGCAACCTTCCTGTCCCCGTGAACAAGTCAACCGATCAGGCGGAGCGAGAGCTGATCCTGCAACAGCTACTTTTCCTGAGGCAGGATATGCGCGATCTGAAATCGATGATTGGGGAGGATGCCCTAGATCGCAGTGGAGAGGTCGGTTATCTAAATCCGGAAGGAACTGTCTCCAATCTGCCGCTGGCGCCACTTGATCCTGAATCGATGAAAAGCATCAGGTCATCGGCGATCGGGGAAATGAGTATGAATGATTTTGAGCGAGAAATAATTACGCGGACGCTCAAGAAATTTAACAAGAACAGACGCAAGGCTGCCAAGGTGCTGGGCATCAGTGAACGGACACTCTACCGCAAGATCAACGAATACGGCCTCGAAAGGAAACAGAAGATTAAGGAGTGA
- the galE gene encoding UDP-glucose 4-epimerase GalE, with amino-acid sequence MKILVTGGAGYIGSHVVLDLIDAGYEVAVLDDLSSGWAENVDSRASFIKGSTHESDLLQEALSDGVEAVIHLAAFKAAGESMKKPEKYTHNNIDGTLNLLNAMLDCGVNKFVFSSTAAVYGDPQYLPMDEEHPVKPANYYGFTKLMIEECLDWYGKLRGLRFAALRYFNAAGYDPEGRVRGLEKNPANLLPVVMETAAGIRQEMAVFGNDYETSDGTGVRDYIHVTDLAEAHVRALEHLDENSSLTVNLAAGESFSVLDVINKAREITGEEIAFCVMDRRLGDPAELIATSKRAADLLGWRPKRSDLDTILNTMWQVYKPEEKLVS; translated from the coding sequence ATGAAGATTTTAGTTACAGGAGGAGCGGGTTATATCGGTTCTCATGTGGTTCTGGACCTGATTGATGCCGGATATGAGGTGGCTGTCCTGGATGATCTCTCATCAGGTTGGGCGGAGAATGTGGACAGCAGGGCAAGCTTCATAAAGGGATCAACTCACGAAAGCGATCTTCTCCAAGAAGCACTCAGCGATGGTGTCGAAGCTGTCATCCATCTGGCAGCCTTCAAAGCCGCGGGCGAATCGATGAAAAAGCCAGAGAAGTATACGCACAATAACATTGACGGCACTCTAAATCTCCTCAATGCCATGCTCGACTGCGGGGTGAATAAGTTCGTGTTTTCATCGACGGCGGCGGTGTACGGCGATCCCCAGTATCTACCTATGGATGAAGAACATCCCGTGAAACCGGCCAATTACTACGGTTTCACGAAACTGATGATCGAGGAGTGCCTGGATTGGTATGGCAAGCTGAGAGGACTCCGTTTCGCCGCTCTGCGCTACTTCAATGCTGCGGGATATGATCCAGAAGGGCGTGTGCGCGGACTTGAAAAGAATCCCGCAAATCTGCTGCCTGTTGTCATGGAGACGGCCGCTGGAATCCGGCAAGAGATGGCAGTCTTCGGAAACGATTATGAAACTTCTGACGGCACGGGCGTCCGTGACTACATTCATGTGACAGATTTGGCGGAGGCCCACGTCCGCGCTCTTGAACATTTGGATGAGAATAGTTCACTGACTGTAAATCTCGCCGCCGGAGAAAGCTTTTCGGTACTGGATGTGATCAACAAGGCGAGAGAGATTACCGGTGAAGAGATTGCCTTCTGTGTTATGGATCGTAGGCTTGGCGATCCTGCCGAACTAATCGCCACATCAAAGAGAGCGGCGGACCTACTGGGATGGAGGCCAAAACGCTCCGATCTTGATACGATTCTTAATACCATGTGGCAAGTCTACAAGCCTGAGGAGAAATTAGTTTCATGA